A window of Magallana gigas chromosome 8, xbMagGiga1.1, whole genome shotgun sequence genomic DNA:
acaatattttgctaaatGCTCAATTTCTTTGCATTGTGTTATCTTAGTAGTCGAAACCTTTTCAAAGCAAGTGAAGGTGAACGGTCAATAGGGCAGGGGATTTCTATAGACATTTATAGAGTTAAACACTGTTCCTTTTCGAtgttatacatatacttgtgaGATGAAAATGTGTCACAACCTCTCGCAGTGACCTTCCCAACGACACTCGCCTTATTTTGCATTTCAATCAGCATCTAAGAATGTTCaagatatattatttttataaaacttcgTGCATAAAATATCTTGTACTTATATTTTAATTGAGAGCAATTCCACTTTGTCATTATTTTCTTACTCTTTTGAATTTTATCATGTTATTCCTTAGTTTGCCTTTACACGAGTAAAACCCCCCATATATTAAAGTCTCatcaataatatatttattttaaataaagtgtTAAAGACATTTTTTCACCGATAGAAGTTGTGAAAAAGAATTATTCTTTCTGTGACCATATTTAACCTTTTTACTCATACTTGTCGGAAGGTATATGTTGttttcatagtacatgtacagttcACGTACAAATTTGTTATAGGTACGACACTTGTGGTACTATGTACCATTCCATCGGTTGTTTGAGATATACGAACTTAAATTCTGAGACTACTAAACATTTAGACTATAGTTCACCTTTTTGGTCactcatttttgaaataatatcaCGATTGAATTCTGATATGATAAAAATTGGTCACCTGTTCAATAATAACCTGATATTGTAACAAACACTTAATAacaacatatttacattttccagtgtctttgtgatAATACtacaaatcgattttgtaatgtatattcctatacatttcatcaatgactattatatattcaattgtacaattgctgaaaattacataaatttaaGCAATagtgaatcattttttttaacattatcaggTGGTCAGTTAAACTAGGGCTTGACCAATTCTTTCATTGATGTGCCCTTCAAAGACAAAAATCGTCTTCTAAATTAGAAGTGTAAAGAACTTCAAGGAAGAATTCCTTGACGTCACCTTTATTACGATCAGCTGATCTTCACATGTAAACAGGACAGTTATCATACGGAAGGGAAACGCACCTGACAGCACAGGAACACCGGTAGTTTTTGACAGGTACCAGTTCTTGACCAAGGAAGTATGCCATGTATCTAAAGGTACAGGTAAGATTGTGATTTTTCTACATGTGTTGTCTATGTTTATTCTGTTAGCAAATCTCCGTGACCAACGCTTACACGTGGTCACACTTCACAAAACATTGGTAGTACAAATGAGATTATTTTTATGGATATTCAGATTTGGGTATGAAGACTCGTACCAAACTCTAACAGTTTCACACTTTTGAGAGTGAAATATGATTACATTTCACAAACATTACAACAGCTCTCTGTAGACATGCACAAAACACATCAATCACTCTTATAGGAAGCGCCGATTGTTGACTCTTATCTAGAGAATGGTCGTCAGATGTActgaacaaaatatgtaaacaatgcttGACATAAGTGCTCTAGACAATTCTCTAGACATATTGTTCTAGATTAAGAATAGATAAGGATAGTTCTTGATTTCAATAAGAATATGCAAAGAATCTATAACCATATTTCTTCAAGCATGAAAACAAAGTGGGAAAAATGCTTGGCAATATAACTACAAATAGGCAAAATTATGGTGACGATAATTTCTCAAAGACAGCATTTCAATTTAAGAAGAACACCTCTCCCCAATTCTTAAACTAAACGATTGACAACTATACAGTAATTCGGCAAGGTATACGTATTCATGGGACCATTACTAcgcaaaaaaatatcaagataaGTGATAAGATAACTAGCTAGTCGTTTTATAAACCATATAGTTAAAGCTGAAGCGCTGCGATTTAAATAGCCGGTTAGAACATTACTCTAAAGGTTCGCTCTGCGTGACTGATTTTAGGCGAGTGTGGTCGAGATGTAAACATCTCGGGGAGTACGTGTCAAAAGTAAAGAAAGGGGAATTCCGAACTGAatagcaaaaaataaacaagtaccACTCTTATCCACAAAATGTCATGAATTTCATGCAGACATAGTGTATATAAAGAGATACACTGGCCATTTCTCTTTCTTTCGAACACGGTCGCGTTCACAGGTAGACGAATTATAGAAGAAAGTACATTGAGTGGATTCCTGGCGATACAGAGGATAGCGAGTATAGTTGCAGCATCCGAATACGATACAAAGTAAGAAGTGTTTCCGACACTATTCCTAAACAATTTCCacatttttattggtttttaaaaacaaactcgTCATGCAGCCATTATCCGTGCTCGGACTGCTATAAAGTGAACACTGCGCAAGACCGGTATTCTGAAACCGAAAGTTCGATTAGGGGAGAAGTAATTTATAAACAGGGAAATTTCTTTGAAGTCCCAAACGCAAAAAGGTAAGTTAGATATAAGTGTTTTATGTATTGTTAGCGTGAAATCCAATGCACAATCAATAAAATGacatcttttcttattatttgcttttgaaataatatataagATGTATGTTATCCCACCTTAATTTACGCGATTCACATGTAATTTGTAATGTTGCTTATATGAAATCTGTCATGTTTTGCGCAGTGCATTCATTGCCTTCTTGACtatgcatttcattttaaatgaatgaTGTTACTTACAACGTGAGCTTTGATTAAGCTATGTTTACTTATTCTATATAATTTTTACGATCTCGAAGCATACTTTTCAAAACTATACTGGCCTTGGATCAGTCCTTCACCTATACGTGTATAGTCGCATGCTGGAGAAGGGGATCAAACTGACCTTATACCACATGGTTATATGTACAGTtagtttttgtttgtatttaggTTGTATTAGTTCACTCCAGCACATTATTTTATGAGTAATAGTTGTGttacaatgcactggtgagaaatttttgttattagCCTATGCCAGCATATTTATGATACTTTTATATGGACATCATATACCCGATTTAGAAATTTTTTGCAGGTTTTTCATCTTTTGAACATGGAAGACCAACTTGTGGAGAATATGGAGATAgatgaagatacatgtaattatagcTCAGaggtatatattattaaaatttaatgaagATGGTTAGTGCCAAAAGCCATTTAACAACGTATTTACACAGCATGTGAATAAcagaattaatatttatatattttttaattacgaTGCGTTTTTGCAGAGTGTGATGGTTAGActagagacataaataacatgaatGTTTTGTCTCTGGTTAGACTATTACCGTTGCACACACCAGAAAGCTCAATTGGTAAATCACATGACCAGTAGATTCAGGGTCCCAGGTTCTAGTCCTGGTCTCGTCTGTCATGATATTTCCATCTTACTTTTATAGTATTAAAATCTTTTCgaaattacaaatttaataGTACAAAAAGGCAAATTTACCTGTGATATACTTCGTGCGTGATGATGCTTCTGTTATATGAATGTGTCTGTTCCTCTCTCATAGGGAATATACCCTctttattcaaacaaaaataaatcgtattacatgtacaaatctcAGGATGCCTGATTAGGTTTTTAGTTGGCTCAgtgaaatttatcaaattttgataatatagTTAACCAATATAATATCTTTGAAAATTAGTTTCTGTGCAACAGGCTATTAGGAGATGCTGTTATGTTATATGTATATTCCCCCTAGGAGGATAATGAAGTCAATGAATTGATAAGAGAGATATTTGGTGATGAAGAATCATTGGAAGAGGAGCATGAGGAGGAGTATGAAGATGGAAATGAAATGTGGAATGAGACACGGTATAAACTATGTATCGATATACAAAAATAGAAGATATAATAACCTGGACTTAGCATTCATATGTACttgatatttgtttacatatataatatttattttgctaCAATGTATGCTAAAATTACCATAAATAAACCCATTATAACATGATTCAGTAAGTTGTGTAATAgtacatggttttttttcttctaaaatatcATAAGTTACATATGATTATGTAAAACTGTATCAATATTTCTAGAGAAAACTATGAAGATGAATACTCTCTTCTGAGAGAGAAGAGATTTGTTGTTGGTGAGGGTGCTCTCTTGAGTCTCATCAAGAGGACAACATGTGAGCAGTGTGGGGAGCCCATAGACCCGTCAACAGTTGTCGAAGTAGAAAAGATACCAGAAGGAGTGAACTACAAATTCCTTTGCTGTGTAAGATTACATAATACTCCTTATTGATAAAATTCTAATATTTGTTGATCACATTAACTTAATTGTCATACacatttctttgattttgtttgaattgatacAAAATGTATCAATGCACAATTAAATAAAGTTGTGGTATACAAAAGTTTCTAAAAGTTATTTATGACTTGATAGTCCTCGAATTTTTCATGGTTTGGAGGTTTtgatgattaaatattttactctATGAATAAATGTCTAATTATTTATGTTCAGACaccacatgtacatgtttatccttatgtatattaatttttagaatGGCCATCCAGGAAAATGGATTTCCACACCATTTTATGGAGGCAGAAGCTTCATTAGTATTTTACTCCAACTCATGGTGCTTCTTACAGGTAGGgagattattattattaatatgtatatgttcttgATTGtgctttaaattttgacattgaTTTCATATGAGATTTGTGTTAGAAAACTTATTATGAAAAAGGATCTAATAACCATTTTTTACCATTACAATTTCTAATTGCCTAATGGGTGTGTTTATTACCATATTTGCAGATGCATAAATCAGACAGGCCATTATATACAGTTGTGAACTCATGATAACTTCAAATCTATTCAGAaactttgtcaatatttatatttattgaaagcTTTGAAGCTGAGAGGGAATTTAATAAGGTTAATTCCTTATGATATCTGTCacgtttatttacatatatattataaatcaatGATATTGTACACTGTTAGCCCATATGATATATATACCATGTAGAATCCTCTGCCATTCTACTGTTAATAATACCAAGGCCATAATACACATGGAAGTAGGCGATTCCAGGGAAGTTGACAGGCACAGTTCCAAGATGGAAAGGCTTCTCATTGACAGAGGACTACAACATCTACTCACTGCCTCTCTTCTTGTTATATGGGAAATCATTTCTGATGCTAGCAGAAACATAATTTCTTTGATGAGTAAGTATACATCTGTGTGACAAGAGGTTGATTTTATTACAGAATTGCAAATACATTATCTGTCTTACTCAATTATACATGCAACTACAGTTACTTTATAATGCCTAGCTGTTGCTACAGTGTCAAATtgcatcattttcttaaattctaTTGACATATTCAGGGAAACATTAGGAACATCAGCAAATACCAgtaattttaaatcataaaataatgtacatgtatgtatgcaaTCATAAAATCCAAAGAATGACTGCTACTCAACAATTAGTTTCCTCGATATTTGAATAGCTTGCACGAGTcttttaaatgatttgaaatgttttgacatTTACTCACTATCTCTTATACACCCCGGTAAACAATGTGATactataattttcattttagccCCGAGGGTGATGTTAAACTGTATTGCATGATTCTAGGACCAATAATGAAATGAGATAAGAATTAACAATTGTGTActggtatttatatttttagtacTCCctatttctataaataaaattgattatatTGTAGAATCAGAACCATACAAGCACCTGCAGCACAGCTTGGACATTTGGCATAAGGCCAAAAAGCTCACAACATCTCTTTCTGATATTGCAAAGAAACCAGGATGCAGAGGACTGTTGCAATGGATACGGCCTATTGTGAATCATTTTTGGTGGTGCTGCAGTACTTGTAAAGGCAGTGTCGAGCGTCTGTTGAAGAGATGGATGGGAATCCTGTACCATATCATCAATAAACATGTGTGGGCAGGTGGACGGTAaatataatttagaatttttatctacatatatcatatactgtaccgatcagacccaacctaacaccagagtagaccataactaaaccccgggttgaCTTTCGGAGTTTACTTTTGGTTTACCTGGGGtttgctttttaaatatttgtgtcCGCTCTGGGTTTACCTTtggtccactctgggtttactctggtatTGCTTTGGGGTCCAATTTACCCGCTTATTTGTGAAGCATATCTGTCTTTTTTCTTACTTATCTTACCGTCTGTAAGCCCCACCCCTTGGCCCTTGTATATTCTAAATACACACCTAGGTCTGCTTTCTGGGGTCTATTTCttatcggggtttactctctgtgacCACTCTGGGTTTATTTTGGGTTTATGCATTTAATTCATTGTGTTTATATGATCTGACTGAAATGTATTAATCCTTTTTCTAGGATGTTGGTAACAAACAGAGATTGGTGTGGAAGCATGAAATTTTACACCAACTGTCGACAAACATGAGCTGTGGAAAACTTTTTTAGCCATACACTCCTTCATTACTGTCCAAAACAGAAATCCTATGGTTATGACGCCTATCATATTAGGAACATGGTGGCTGTCATGGACCACAACAACCACCTTGGAAGGATGCCATTGGTTGGACAGGATGGAGAAGTGTATGCTAAAGGCCAGGTATCCAGGAAGACGAAACAGTGGGTTGCATATGAGGAGAAAGCacccaaaatttttaaatatattccaGGTTAGAAACGTAAAAGATTTGTGAAGCAcggaaaaaatgatttaatgagaatctgtatttgtttaaatgttaaatcaCTATAATGGAAATACTTATGTTGAGCTGTCAATCAAAATaccatttattaattttagacACACCATAATTAGTCAGATTTTCTCAtagcttttaaatttttgattgcATGTCATTAGAAATTCTGTCACATTAGAACATTCATCTATTCTAAATCATATGGCATGGGTCAACTCTATGTGATTTTCATGACTACAATAATTTATGTGaatatacttatacatgtacattgtatcttGAGGTACATCATATGCAGAGTTCTGTACattcatttactttatatatcCAAGTACTCTATACTATtacattcaatttttgaaatacttaTCACCAGGTATAATTTTTCAGAACTGATGGCTGCTTGCATGAGAGCAACATATGGTGTTTCTGAAACCAAGTTCAGAAAGAGTAGAAAATCCATATTTTTGGATTCAATTGCGAAGAATCTTTCTGGGGAAACAAATCCGGGATCATGAATCATTTTAGCCAAGATGCAGAGCAGAAAAAGACAGCTGAGAATAAATGAgttcattcaatatttattcagaGTTATCAGAATTAGCAGAATGGTAACCCCTGTATTGTCCGCTTGCCTCAGGAAAACGTCTTCTCAAGGCAACACAAACACAGGAAGTAACTGGTATTCGCCTTCCAGCTCCCAGCCGCCTATGTTGCCACAGGACAAAGTTTCTGTAGGCCTGGTTTCTGAATGTCG
This region includes:
- the LOC117689831 gene encoding uncharacterized protein isoform X2: MYLKVQVFHLLNMEDQLVENMEIDEDTCNYSSEEDNEVNELIREIFGDEESLEEEHEEEYEDGNEMWNETRENYEDEYSLLREKRFVVGEGALLSLIKRTTCEQCGEPIDPSTVVEVEKIPEGVNYKFLCCNGHPGKWISTPFYGGRSFISILLQLMVLLTGNTNTGSNWYSPSSSQPPMLPQDKVSGKPPKKAVDCGLLLHSG